From the genome of Vespula pensylvanica isolate Volc-1 chromosome 19, ASM1446617v1, whole genome shotgun sequence:
GACTCGATGGAATTGCGTAGTAGCTCGCGTAGGAAGAGGCGTTTCTTACTCGTTCAACGGGCTAACTTTTCCCGTTCCccctctgtgtgtgtgtatgtatagaaagatatatatatatatatacgtatatctttctttctttctttctttctttttttctttccttctttctttctttctttctttttcgttctcttcgtcttcgtcgcgTCAGCAAACTCGCTATCCTTCTCCCCCGACCTCGCAActgtatttctatctttctctttctttaacgcTGCTCGTAGCGGACAACCTTCTTCCTTGCGTTGCTCGCCTCTCTCCAActcctttctctccgtctcattcgttcgttctctctctctctctctctctctctctctctctctctctctgtctgtctatctgtctctgtctctctttcgtgcGCGCCCGTCCGCTCGCTCGCTAGCTCGCTCACTTgcacgctctttctctttctctctttctctctctctctctctctctctctctctcacacacacacacacaccacagACAATCTTTTATTCCAACTCTCAAAGGATCTTAACGCGTTGGCATCCCGAAAGAAAACCGTCTCGTGTCCTCTTATCCTTGCGGATAGGAGGATGGAAGTTAGAGACTCACCAAACTGGCCAATCGCCAGAGACGACGATCCACAGCAGAGTAGAACGACGAGGAACAGCAATACGTAAGGCCATTgtgagggagaagaagaaccGGTCGCCTCGTAGTCGCCACGTTCTGAGCACCACCGTTCACACGCCATATTTACAACCTCGCTAAAACTCTCCCGCGCCCAAGGAATTTAGAAATCCCCTGTGCGCGGTCTACGTAGCGCACGGTGCCGTCTACCTCGCGCCTTCGACGAAGAACGCTTAGGAAGAAAGGAGGGAgcaggaggaagagaagaagagagaaggagagagcgGATGCTACGAGAGGAGGTGTTGGAgtgggaggagagagagagagagagagagatcgagggAAGAAGTCTTGTGATTTTTTGATGTTgcaaaaggagaagaaaagacgcACGGCTCTCCTCTccaacttcttctttttctctttaattccCGGAAACGTagctctcctttttccttatttcttaaTCTCCTCGTGGTACGAATTCGATCCTATATTATCCCAAGTTTCAGAGCGCGATAACGACGCGACGACGTCTCCTCTTTTTTGTAATGTTCAATCGTCGGAAGCGAACGCGTGCACGGTACGGCACTTGTACGCGAAAGAAGGCACAAATGCGCGAGGAAAGGCGCTGAAAGGGGAAGAAGGAACTCGGAGGAACTTTGTCTCGACGCTCTCAAACCGGTACCGGACGAACAACGACAACGAGTGCCTGCGGCGGGAACGGCATGTCGGCTCTCACTGCCGGTCGAACGAACGCTCGACTCCTTCGCGAGGGAgccctctcttttccctcctcttttcctctcttctcttgtcGTTTCTTACCCTtattctctcgtctctctctttatctctttaccCCTTCCATTTTGTTCTCttgttattttaaagaaatttatcgaccGAAGGTAACTCGCTGCGAGCGCGGATAAAAAGAGTTTCGTAGGTAAAGCAGGATTCGGTTGGTAAAACAGAGCTCGGTCGATAAAGTcggaattcgatcgataaaacgacgCACGCAGGCACTCAGGTGTTTCTAATTACTATTTGCTACGCTCAAAGCTTCCGCATTTGTACGAGAAGAAGTATTCTCTTGGAATCAATTATGAGCAACGCAAACGAAGGGACTAATCCAAATTTATGAAGTTCGAAACGAGGAGGGTAAAACAGCGATGAtactttattatcttctttacgTCGATAAAGTGCTATTTCttattaacgataaagaagaaagcttCCAAATTCGACTGACGTAGAGGGCGCTTTTAACcgtcttctctttcattccacAGCCGAATTTTCAAAGGACAAGTTTTCTACGCAAGACAAATCTTCTGAAAAGGAAAGGtcgtagaaagaagaattcaTCCACAAGGACAAATCTTCTGGAGAAATAGGCGAGGGTAGCGTTAGATCGGTGTCGGGATCGACTGTAACTTTACCGATAAGATGAAGATGCTGATTGAAAACTGCCTGCAAAGGGAAAGCACGTAAGCCGTCCATTTTTTAAcggttttatcttttttcgaattataACGTACCGTAACATTAACGTTATCTTGAAACGTTCTATGACACTGTATGATATCAGCGATCGAAGGAAAACTAAGACACGTGTTCACCTGTTGATTTTGAATAGTCTTTTTTCGTAACATGTAAAATCTATCGGTTGTTCTACGAATATACTCGATCTCGTCCAGAGCATCGAACGTTGGTGCTAGCAACGAATCACGAATTCTAGCGTATTCGTCCTTTTCCTTGATTTCTTCGCTGTTCTTAGCAGCGGCATTAAGTTTATTTTGACGTTCCTGAATAAAAAGACCCCAGGAATGATATCTTTGCGACATTAGAAACATAAGTTGACCGTCCATTCCTAATGGTGTAACACCTAGCTGAGCTAAATACTTGATGATCTCGATCCAAGTCTGtccaatttttaattgaaagtaAAGATTCGCAGTGGACATTGTAATCtgataggaaaaagagaaagaaaaaaggtagtTACGATCCTACGACGAAAATAATAGTTTTTCGTGAATTTACGCTATCTTCGATGGATAAATCATTGATTAGAATCTTGTAATGATCTTTAGCCATCTGATATTGTTCTCCATATCTCTCGATAATTTGACGAAGAGCATAAATCTTGGATCTAGACGAGCCAATCAAGTCGATCATCGCAGGACTAACTTCGTGGCTAAGTTTGTTATGATAAGTTCCTAACCATTGTTTGAGACCCATCTGAGGTAATTCGGTGTCTgtgtacaaataaaaaagatcgtacGTGAAGAATTGCTCGTCAACGATCGATCTTCGAGATTCACCTGCGATCGAGCCATCCAATCGTTTCTTCACAccgatttctctttcctcttctctccaaATCATCGCCAGCAAGGAAATAAATCCTTTGTTCTTATCCACACCACGCCAAGTACATAGATAATGACcacaaaagatattttcacaAATATCTGTTAATAGACCGAGAAATAAACATCTGACAGGAGAAGATGCGATATCGATCACGTCGATTATAGCGTAGATCATACTCTCGTTGACAAACTCCTTCAAATATATTGCACATGGTACTATAGATCCCCAAATATAGGAACCAATCGCTAGCAAGAGACTgtcgtaattatttttctctttttttatttctgaaaaAGTCGATTCAActgatttaatcgatttttgcTAAACCTACCGCTGATCCATATCATCGTCTTTTCGATGATGAAGATATTTGTTTAACAATTGTTGAGTAATTCTTATATTGTAGTATCCGTACAACAATTGAAGGTCTGCTTTTCCTCTAATTATTTCGTCTGCACTGATGAATAGTATCGTAAGAATTCTCTGATGTTCGATGGTTAATTTATCGTTATGTAGAATACAATCGATAATGTCTAGAAATGGCGTTAGAATATTCCTCAGAGTTGTTATTACTCTATCGGGAATGGTCCATCGAAAAATTTGGCTCACCGAAAAATAGGAGAATTATTTCTCGTTCGCGAAAATTGTTTAACAAGATAGGGTTTTTAGAAAGAACGATGGAACATACTGCCTTGATAGAAATCATTGTAAATTTCAAATCAAATTCGTCCGAGCAACAACATTGCAAAATGGACATCAATCTACAATGTCAATGGCTTTCAAAGTTAGTTCGTAGAAACTCGAAATTAAGAAGCAAGGTTAAAGTTACTTTTCGGTTCCatcgtatttaataaattcccGGGGTAGTTTCGGTGCAAGTACGATCAAAGTAAATATTGCATGCTCGAAAAGATGCCAGAATTGAGGTGGACTCCAAACAGACTGCGAGTTCAAATCAATGAAGCCAAGTATTGGTGATAAGATGTTCAGTTCGATCATGATCTGGAGAAATGATTTATTCAAAATGATTCCCTgtaaatttttacgattataatgaaaaaagttaTCTACGTGGATAGAGGCTTTGAACTTAGCAAGATCAGACACGATTAATAAAAGTGTTTTCAAGAAAACGAGATTCTCTTTGCTAGGAAggaatttgattttctttgacCAGATATGAATTGTACCAGAGAGACAGTCATTTAAAAGAGATAGGACGTCGTTGCATATACCACTGCTAACAATGATATAAGGTGGAAAAAGTTGAAGTATGAGAAGGACGAGCAATGCCATTTCGTTTCGAAGTTTCGCATTGAATGTACAATTCTGACCtttgtatatttgtttcttgAATGCGTAACGAATACCCCTgaagttgaaaaagaaattttacttGCAATATTTTCGTGTCGGTgtatcaaaaaagaataaagaaagaagtggAATACCACATAGCACAAAGCATCGGAGTACCAAAGTCCTTGAAAGAAACTGGTACTTTTTTGGAAGGTAAAATAGATCTCATAAGGGTCCATAAGATATTCATTATCAAAGACATGGTATCATCCGAGTACTCGTCTCCTTTTACGAGCTCGTTCGGTGGTGGTTTACAAAACACTTGAGTCGCGTAAACGAGGTCCATTCTAATTAGCAGGGTGTCAAGAATACCAGCTTCCAACATTTTGTGACCTATGTTTGCGAATGGTCGGTTGGTTTGTTAACGTTTTATGatcgttgtttcttttaaagacCTAGACTAACTTTTCTACTTGTTTTTTTATGCTACAGATTTTAGCTTAAGAATGATTTCAACTGATGTACTCTATTTTATGTACAGGAACGCAACGAAGATGAAACGCCAAAGATTTACTTACAGCAGACATAGGAAATAGACGAAAGTAGGAAGATCAATTCCAACATCATAGGGTATTCTTCCGTGGAGGAAGTATTTAATATCCCGATCACCGTAAAGCACAGATTCGATTTTTCCATAGCAGCACGACAAATCTCGGACTTCACGGCGGAAGGATCAGCTGGCACAGTCCTGATTAATAAAGAACGCAGGGCTTCGTGCACTTTAAGGAGCTCTTGCTTGCTACGTAAGATTAGCAGATAGCCAAAGAATGTGAAATATTGTTCCATTATGTCCGAGCAAGTAATGTTCTGAGAGAATTTTTCCAATAGGGGTGGCCGCTTAGAAAACTCCAACATCTGATCGAGATGCAAACGATAATCTTCTACGTGCTTTGcgttcgtttttaaaaattctattatttttatcaccaTTGGTAAGTGTTTTACCATCTAATCGCAATGAGAATGGATAAACGAATAAGGAGAAAACAATGTGGATCATCGCGCGCGTGGTGTGggtatttatgtgtgtgtgtgtgtgtgtgtgtgtgtgtgtgtgtgtgtgtgtgtgtgtgtatcaatAACTTTTAAGTAAATCGAATTTCAGGTTGAAGGATACGTAAGCCCGATCGCAAAGTTGTTCCTGATAATCATACAACAGTCTAGAGATTCGTGATACGTCATCTTTAGTGACTGGATTGGATATAAGTTCGTGCAGTTTATGTACGACATAATCCACGTCTATTtctcgacatttttctttggcAAATCTCGTACTATTAGGACAAGAACATTTGATcattttctcgaaagaaactTGCTGTTTCTCAtcttgatatttctttctctccatcgaCACGATTGTTTCGTCGATTGTTAAGGTAAATATGGAAGTTAAAAATACTGATATTAATGATAGGAATGATGAAAAGTATGTTTGTTGAATGGACAACACCTAAATGTCAAGTCGAAGCTTTCATTTCTAACAGCAttcaaacaaaagaaaaccaaGTGCACTCTAGCCGCCATTGAAATCGgcaggagagagaaataacagGTGGCgcaacgaacgaaaaagaacaaactcTTGTTGCTCTTGAAACGAAGAGCGTAGTATAGTTGCTATATACAAAATCGTGCTCTCCTCGTCCTCTGCAGAACGCATTTGCATTCAGAACGAAGCGCGTACTCCTCGCATGAGACGGCGAGGAATTTCAAACGCGTCCCGTtcgatcttctttcctttcctctctcttctttacgaATGTGTCatgatttattgttattaatctCAAAGTAGTGGTGCCCTCTCGATTGACACGATTAATGGCGCGAGATGTTCTAAAGAGATTCTAATTGATCTTAATACAGATATTATTCCTTGCTAAAGAAGTTAAAAAACTTTGTACTTTTGTGAATTAAacgtttcaatatattttatatcatctgATCGTATGTTAATCAGAACAGTGATAATAATTTAGGTAAAGAAGAGTTAAATATTTAGATTGAAACTATTACTCTACgagtattatttgtttaaaagataattataattttaatgccATTGgaaacataattttcttttgcaaaaaaaaatactaattgTTAGTTTTCTTCTATCCTGTTAGTATTGACTCAGTTCTTTATTTTCCAGGATCGTTATGCTACCGCTAGACGGCTCCACCTTCGCTCGCTCCCTGGATAGTAATGGCTCTCTTGATTGTATGTGATAGTAGAGGCGGTACGCCTTCGGCAACGTTGAGAGCACCTGAGCGACGCGCGTGTTCCTCGTGCGAGAGAGCCGAGACGTTAGTACGATCGCGACGCTGTCGTTGGCACAGCCGGCTAAAGTGAGTGTTCATCTCCCATTCactgtttttttttgctttttttttttcgaaggacAATGTGTATCCTCGCAAGCAAGAGTTCATCATTGTTCTTAAACATTTCACGTTAACGCTAGGAGAACACAAAGAGCAGCAAAATATCCATTTGTTCGTTTTCTGTTTTAAAAGGTGATCGAAgaagtatacaaaaaaatcaTTGGTGTACCGaaaagatctttctttttctgtcttcgaGGAGAGTTTTGGTTTACGAACCGGTTCTGAGTGAACTCCTCGTACACGTGAAAAGGGGTAGAACGTagcttctctctgtctctctttctctctctctctttttctctagatATACTAAGTATTCAAATTGATCGATCTTGCATGAGTCCTTGGAGTGAAAGTGTGTCTGGATTTTGAAATCGACACCGTGGACAAGGTACTCGAAATATGAGGGATTTAGCAACGGTGACCTTGACGGGCCGGTGAGTGACCTTTTTCAACGACCTCTTACTACTCCttcattcgttttcttcaATACCATCAGCGTCCTTTCTTCCTCGTCCTTGCACGGTGTCTGTACaccaaagaagagaaagactaGCTCACTCGATCTTTACGCTCGCACGCGGCTAAGTTATGCTTGTGCTTCCTTCCTTTCAGGATTACCctgacttttcttcttcttcgagttcATTCTGCGTTCCCACGGGAAGCAGGAGGCGTCTTGCgtgaagaggaaaaaagagagggttcttaatgataatatcgttttattacaGCAAGTCCTTTTGATTAGGTTTCTTTCAAACAATTTTGAATGATTCATTTTTTAGCTCTATGACTTAGGCTTATGATAGTGATTTAAGTCGATtgagaatattataattatcgtataatttttattcattcttttgtCGTACATTATATAGACATCCCTCTCTCATGTTATTCTAATTCGAGGTCTCTCTCGTCGGAGTAACGACTTCTCGAGTGGTCTCACCACCGACGCTAGCCTCAATTCTACTCTCtcaacatttttatctcttcaaCGAAGGCTAGAAATTAATTAGGAGcgagttaaaaatattacagataATTCAACGATGTTAATACTAATTTCTTTGTCGTCTCTTTATATcgaacagaaaaataatttacaacaaAAGACAGAGGATTTGTTAGAGTAGTTGGATCGATCGTAGACTCTTCAAAGTTCTTTTCATCAGCGTCGTCCATTCACTCTTTCAAAGATACCAAGTATGCTTGAGCACGGACGTAGAAATTGCGTCGGTCGATACTCGCAGGAGCAACCACCCGccattcgtttatataaagGTGGGGGTGAAATCGAGGGcgaagaaagtaagagagaagccGAGGAAGACCGAGAAATACCGATGAGAAGGGCACCAgacccttttctctttctttcttttttccttcgcttCCCCTTTCTTGTCCActctaattattattcctGTTGAACATTGCTAAGGATCAAAGGTTTCAGACGTCCACTTAAGCCGAAGATGAATCTTTTCTAAAGTTTTTACTTCCTATACAAAATCTCTGCTTTCtctgaaataattattaggtTGCGTATACGAGATAgtcatttaaaaatgttctaATCAGCTGGTAtcatgttaaaatatttcatttgttttttcttttttttagacgctcgttttattttaacaacTTCACTGTTAATATCactgttaatatatatatatatatatatatatatatatatatatatatagagagagagagagagagagagagacgaggaaGACAACTAGGGGTTGACTCGCCACGCGTTCGTTTGCAGCACCGGCGAATCAATATTTGGAGGGTAGACGTCCCGACGTGCAGCGTCGAAGCTACGAACCGTGAGTCACTCACCCCTGgcagagaaagggagaagaatgacttctcttttttccgtaCCCTTCTACCGTCTCTATTCTACTCGAGCTAGATGCGTTCATGAGCGTCACGCGCATACGTTCGAGACTCCAAAGTACATACTCTTTCGTGGTGAAGCGTAAAGCGCTTCAATCTCGACTCAATtgttctctcctctctctttctctttttctttcattctattcattttttctccctcgttAAGAGACTTTCATCGATCGGCTAGGGACTTGTTATTCTTTCTccagagaaaaatttatttaaattaatttctattcgcattttttttttttcttttcttttttttttaccgaagCATATTCGTTGTAACAAACTAATAGTTAGATACGTAAGATGATTTAGAATGAAAccgatgaaatatttcaaatcttatcttctatttatataaatataaaaactttcaaGATTTATTGTTGGGATTTAAAAGGAAACTACTACGCGACCACGTACGATTTATAAGCGTACCATTTATGAGTTATTACGAGATACACGATAAGTACGAACGATCGACACACTGAACATGGAGGCTTAGAGGATGAagtaatcgaataaaatgaaataaaaagatattatgcCGCTCCGACAATATCTcgacaaatgaaaataacatttaaaaagtTGATTCAACTTCtctttgattcttttcttctcttactcaAATATGTTCGATTCGATTCATAATGCACGATTActcaatgataatatttattcattcgcaCTGATTAACGATTGAATGATTAATTGTACCCATGtaaaatcgttaattatttatatttaatcatattctattttttaacatcgagccagacaatttttttcatgtagCTTcagagaataaaatttaattaagatatCAAGAATTTTCGGATTCCCTGGTTAGACTCGTAACGATGAAACGTTAATTTACGAGCTTTAAAGGCGTCCCTCGTATGCGTACAAGCATGAAATGTATGCATCTAAGTAAACCcgtttgagaaagagaaagagaaagaaagagagaagatggagTCTCTCTCGGTGGGAACAGGTTCCATAAAATTGAACGTTCTTCCGTGAAACCTTTATCCGCGGCAGGCATCTCGTCCATGGTACAGTTGCGACTGATACGGTGTAGAGAACGCACACGAGTTCCTTTCAAGTTTCCTTTACAACAAGGAGCATCATTGAACCCTTGGCAAACGTCTTGAATCCTCGTTGGATCACTTGCTAGAACGATCAATCCAGATCTTCTTCATTTATTGGATCTATTTCATCCAAACGATTCCCTCGC
Proteins encoded in this window:
- the LOC122635836 gene encoding cilia- and flagella-associated protein 69-like, translated to MIELNILSPILGFIDLNSQSVWSPPQFWHLFEHAIFTLIVLAPKLPREFIKYDGTEKFSYFSVSQIFRWTIPDRVITTLRNILTPFLDIIDCILHNDKLTIEHQRILTILFISADEIIRGKADLQLLYGYYNIRITQQLLNKYLHHRKDDDMDQRLLLAIGSYIWGSIVPCAIYLKEFVNESMIYAIIDVIDIASSPVRCLFLGLLTDICENIFCGHYLCTWRGVDKNKGFISLLAMIWREEEREIGVKKRLDGSIAGESRRSIVDEQFFTYDLFYLYTDTELPQMGLKQWLGTYHNKLSHEVSPAMIDLIGSSRSKIYALRQIIERYGEQYQMAKDHYKILINDLSIEDSITMSTANLYFQLKIGQTWIEIIKYLAQLGVTPLGMDGQLMFLMSQRYHSWGLFIQERQNKLNAAAKNSEEIKEKDEYARIRDSLLAPTFDALDEIEYIRRTTDRFYMLRKKTIQNQQVNTCLSFPSIADIIQCHRTFQDNVNVTAVFNQHLHLIGKVTVDPDTDLTLPSPISPEDLSLWMNSSFYDLSFSEDLSCVENLSFENSAVE
- the LOC122635790 gene encoding uncharacterized protein LOC122635790 → MERKKYQDEKQQVSFEKMIKCSCPNSTRFAKEKCREIDVDYVVHKLHELISNPVTKDDVSRISRLLYDYQEQLCDRAYMVKHLPMVIKIIEFLKTNAKHVEDYRLHLDQMLEFSKRPPLLEKFSQNITCSDIMEQYFTFFGYLLILRSKQELLKVHEALRSLLIRTVPADPSAVKSEICRAAMEKSNLCFTVIGILNTSSTEEYPMMLELIFLLSSISYVCCHKMLEAGILDTLLIRMDLVYATQVFCKPPPNELVKGDEYSDDTMSLIMNILWTLMRSILPSKKVPVSFKDFGTPMLCAMWYSTSFFILF